GCACCCCGCAGCGGAAACAAACGTGTCCCATTGCTCGGGGAAGGGCTCCGTTCGCATCAGTTGCCAGTCGCCCTGCCATTGACGCCACATGTAGTCATCCAGCGGAATGTCGAGTTTCATGTCCTGAAATACCATGGGTGACATGGATCGCAAGCCGGCCTCGTTCTGGATGGACTTTTCGCCACGGGCGAACATCCAAGCGGGGGGGATGATGGGACAAAGAATTGTGTCGCCGTTGACGACAGGGATGACGGTGACATCCGGCCAGTTGTCTTTAAGCCATCGGCCGAGGCGGGCGGTTTTATAGAATAATTCCCCAGCCTTTTGGACAAGGTCGCCACGAAGTTGAAGATTCACGGCCAGGAATTGATCAAAGCCGAATTCCTTGATGCCATAGGTGAGATTGGCGTCATAGTGTTGGTTGGCGTCAATCACAAAGAGGGGAATGCCCGCCTGATGGCAGGCCATGACCGATCCGTAAACCTTGTTGAAACAGGGTTTTGTTCCGATAACGAACGCCAGTACCCAGCTGTTCTTTGCGCGGCCTTCGTCCATGGCCTGGCCAATGAGGGTCTTGTTAAGGGTGATGGGAAGCGCAGAAGGGGTGAAGTCATCAAGTGTAACGATCGGTGTAGTCATTGCTTTGTTATTTTCTTGGCTTTAAACATATCACTTACAAAGAAGATAGAATTCAGGAGTCAGAATTCAGAATGGCCTGCGAATAGGACTCTAACAGTTTACTGATTTCTTCACTTAACTGGCGCAACTCGGTGATATCCCCGTACTCAAGATCCTTTGCGAGGATCAAATAGTATCGGGATTCTTCAAGGGATCCTTGTGCAATGTTGTAAAAACGAATTTTATCTGCCTTCCCTCGTTTCTTAAATCCTTCCGCAATGTTCGCCGCAATGGAAACTGCCGCGCGCCGGAATTGAGACGTTAGCCCATAAGTTTCAGCGCGAGGGAATGTCCGAGACAATCGGTAAGTCGCAAGCACAAACAGGTGGGCTTTTTGCCACACCACTAAGTCCTCAAATCTTGTCGCTGGCATTCTCATTCTTGCTTCTGAATTCTGACTTCCTATTTTGGTTTCGCTTCGGTTCCGGTGCTGAGGCGCATGGAAAGGCGGGCGCGGGCATGCTTGTCCTTGGCCCGCCAATAATCCCAAAACCCCAGAGCGGTCGATAGACAGGTCCACCAACTTACAGCCGGGTAAAGTAACCAGTCTGGATCGCGCTCCCGAATGGCATGCCAGATCCCTTCGCATAAGGGGCCGACCACGGTGCCATGATAGAGGAGGGTGGCGGGCATTTTCCACTTGGGGCGGCGGGAGTCCCATGTGAATGGCACTTCCTGTCGGCGCAATTTATAGTTGATGACTTGCCGGCGCCGTTTCTGGAAGTAATTCATCCAGCCGGTGACGAAATGGTGGTAGATGCCGCAATCTCTCCGCTTTACCAGTTTGGTCACGCCAGCCTGAATGAGCCAGGGGAAGAAAGCCGCCTCATGAAAGGGCTGGTCTGACGGTACCATGGCCAATAATTTGCGATGAAACAGAAAGCCGTTGGCACCGGTTGGATAACTTCCATCCCCGGGTAATTCGAACAGTTGAACACCGTCATTCGATGCCGTTATTAATGTGAGCTGGCCGGCCAGTGTGCGTGCCAGGGGGTCGCTGATTTGTAGATTGGCCGTGAGATGTCGGCTGATCGCGGTTGCGGTTGGCGGCTTGAGATAATAGGATTCGAATCCCAACGCGTCAGGATATCGGGAGAGGGCATCCACAGCTTTTTGGAGCCATTGTGGGTCGGGGATCTCATTGTCGGCGTCGACCATGGCCAGGTAATCACCTTGCGCCTGTCCCAGTGCGACCTTTTTTGCAGCCTCCGCCAGCATGCCGTGGGCGTCAAGTACACGGGCGCCAAATCCGGCGGCAATGCGAACGGTGGCATCACCGGATCCCCCATCGGCAATCAGGATTTCATAGCGACTGCGGTCATATCCCTGAGCCCGGATGGATTGGAGACAACGGGGGAGAAGTCTTTCAGCGTTCAAGGTCGGGATGATGAATGAGACAAAAGGGGTGTCCATAGTCAGCTCGATTTGGGATGGGTGCCGCTCCGCTTCCGTCGTGCTTCAAATACGACGGCAATTATAAAAATGCCGATTAACAGGAGGCGGCTCACGGCGGCCGCGGCGGAGGGCTTGAGGCTTGGTTGATATGAAAAAGTCACCTGATGTGTTCCCGCCGGGACAGACACGCCTTGGAAGAGATAGTTGGCCCGCAAGAGCGGCAGGCGGATGTCTTCCATGCGGACAACCCAGTTGGGGTCGAATTTTGATGAACGCACCAGAATACTGGGACTGGCGGCCGAGACTGACAGTTGAATTTCAACGGGGGATTCCTTCAGGATGGTCACGGAGGATTGCTGCGACTGTCCCAGGGGCGGTATATTTGTGGTGTCAAGGGTCACGGCCTTGGATGGATCAAATGACTTGCTGGCCAGAGTGCTGAGGGCATCGATATCCGCTATATTCGTAGTACTGCCGGAAATCACTTCGTTGACTAACCGGTATTTTGGAAGTGCGCCGGTAAATTCGACAAGGCGCAAATAACGCTGGTTTGAGGCCTGGGTGATCATAGGGATGTAGCCTCCGTCCACGACGCCCACCCCGAGGGCCAACCGTTCAATAAACCTCCTGTGGTTACCGTCAAGTTTGTTCAATTCATCAACGACGCCGGGGAGTGTCAGGAAATACCGGACCGAGCCCAGTTCCCAAAGGCGGATGGGGTTTTTCTCCAGGGCTTTGAAAAGTGCATCATAATCCGCAGGCATGCGTGACATACTGATGGGGTCGAACATGTCATATCCTTTGATCTGGAGTTGCGTCAGTCGCAAGTTGTTCAAAAGGGGATGGTTGGGTGGCAAGATTTTGACCCGGCCCTCGGTACGATGGGCATCCAAATAGTCGGTCAACGGGTTGGGTTGGAGATAATGCTTGTACTTGTGGCCTTGCACATAGGGAGCATTGTCGAATGCCAAGTCACCCAAGGCAATCAGGCCTAGCACCGACAGTACCAGGGTCGGTGAGGTGGCTGATCCCTTGTCCCGGCGACGTCCCACCCATGCACAACCGAGGGCGCAAATTCCCGCAAGGATAAACACTTTAACGCTTGCGCTGATGGCGTTGTTCCACATAAGCGACGCTTGTTCCTGATATCCGTCGGCAATGCGGGCGTTTATGAAGGAATCCTGATTGGCCGCTGTGCCAAATGCGACGATCAGCCCGATAACTGCCATGCCGGTGAAGGACAGCGTGAGGACGCGCCACAAGGACGTCGCTTTGAGGTTCTTGGTGGCGAGGTTATTCCGTATGGCATCGAGCACAATGGCGGAGCCGAGGCCGACGAAAAGCAAAAATGGCCCGTGCCACTTGTCCGCCCCCCGGATTGTGCCGATGAAGGGGAGTGACCAGAAAAGTTTGTAAAGGAAGAAGAAACGGCCCCATGAGAGCATCATAGACACCAGCACCCCCGCCACGATAAGCCAGAGCCAAGGGGATGGGGGTAACGGGTCAGAGTCGGCGTCTTTGCGCCTTGTCCGGACAGCTAGGGCGATGAGCGCGAATACCAAAGTGCAGGGAATGACGCCAATGTGCCAACCGCCCAGTACGAAATTTCGGAAGCCCTGGTGGGTGGTCTCCCAATTTGCATCGCGCCCGTTACGCCCCCAGTATGGTTTGCTGGGTGAATTAATGGAAGAGCCGAAATAATTGCCGGAAACGGTATTCCACAGCTCAGCTGGAGGGATGCTCCACTGGGTGGCCCAGTTGTATCGTTGCTCCGGCGACTCGCTGCTACCTTGCGTGACGCCTTTGATTTGCGTTGCAAACATGATGTTAATTGTCTGCCATGCAATTAGGACGCTGGTGGCGACGAAAAGGGAGAATTTCGGGATCATAAACCACCGGGAAGAGACCGCCGATCCTGAATTCTTGGCGTTTGAAAGATGTGTCCACAGGAACACCGTTGCCGTTGAAAAAGCGAATAGAAGACCAATGTCGGGGATTTCGGACACAGCCAGGCCCAGGAAGCCACCGCCGAACAGATAGGGCAGCCATTGGCCGGTGATACGCCCGCGCTCGACGAATCCCATGGCGACAGCCGAACACGTTAACGCCATCAGGCGGACAAAAAGTCCTGTGACGGCTGAGTTCAGGGGCCAGCCGGAACAAACAACAATGGTTGCGGCGATTGCTGCGGCCAGCCGCCCAATGCGAAACTGACGGAAGGCCCAGTAGATGCCCAGTGCGCAAATGGCAAAGCCCCATGGGACAGCCCATCGGCGCCAGAATTCGGCGCCAAGGCTTTCGCCAAGACTAGTGAAAGACGGTGAACACGCTCCTAAGCCGCTGCCGAAGAATGTCTGATTGTCCCAAACGCGAATCCATACTTCTGGAAAATGAAATACGGGAGAAAGGGCAACCTCGATATTCCCATCATTGAACGCCAGTACCTGATCAGGATCCTGGAGCACTGGCCAGATTGTGGCGGCTACCAGGATAAATACGATGACGAACAGGCCCAATGGCCAGCGAAGGCGGGTGGCCAGGGAGTTCCAGCTGGAGTGGGGCTTTGCTTCTGTGGGACTGTGCTGCTTCATGGGGGGTAATTTAGGCGGCATAGACTTCCTCACCCCGTTTCAGGATTTCCTGGTAGATCAGACCTCGATTCAGGCGATGCTTTTGTAACATGCTGTCTGTGACAACCAGAAAATCGCAGGGCATGGGCTTCTTCCTGACTCCCATGTATAACTGATCAACCACGGAAGACGTATGGCTATTATTCTGAACAACAATAAGAAAATCGAGGTCGCTGTCAGAGCCTGTTTGGCCCTTGGCGGCTGAGCCAAATAGAATGATCTTTACAGGTGCCACAAACCTGACTATCTGATCCACTACTTGTTTCACATTTTGGTTTAATTCCCCCAACATCATGTTTTTAGACTACCATGCTTTGCGAAGAATGCCAAATGTTTCAAAGCGGGAGAGTTCCATGGGGACAGCAAGGCATCGACGCTTCGCGTCAGCAAGTAATTAAAGGCCAGAGACTTGTGATTAAAAGCAGCTGTTAAAGCTGTATTATACGGCATTTGACGCAGCGGTGTCACAACCGGGAATTCCTAATGCGTTTTGCAAGGGATCGGGAAGTTTATCAGGAATGGTTGCGGGAAGGTGTGCGCCGACACCGCGTACCAGTTTATGGTTATCCTCATTCATTCTTCTAAATACACCTGTCGCGCTCTTTGATCATAAAATCCATGATTACTGCTCCACACCTATCTCAAGACAGCGGAGCGCGCCTGACTCCGTCAGACGTTCGCATTAACACAGCCAAGAGTGAGACCCCTATCGGAGCCGGAAAGAATCTGCAACAGGCGGGATACACTAACAGGTTGTGTAGTACCCGATTGAGAGTTTCTTGAGGAATGACGTCTTCTCCACGGTTGGCCCCGTCTTTTGCAGGCCGCAATCTCCGATACCAGCGCACAAGGGCAATAGGCAAAAGCATCGCCGTATTAAAGTAGGCACAACGCAGGATTCGCACACCGGGCTGCTCCACGAGTCGGAGCAATCTACTTCTATAGTAGCGGCGGCGATGGTGCACGGCTTCGTCCCAATCACTCCACATCCACGGGAGCGCAGGGACGGTGATGACGATAATCCCACCTGGTCGTACCAACCTGATCATCTCGCGTAATGCACCTTCATCGTCGTCCACATGCTCCAGGACATCCATAAGAGTTACAACAGTGGCGGCCCCAGAAGGCAGGTCGACAGCATGGAGATCAGACTTCATCACCTGTCCGCCAGCTGCTTCTACGCGCGGGCCAGCAAGTACGAGGCTCTCATCGTGGTCGTCAATGGCAATCACCCGGCAGCAGGCCGCCATCTCAACCGCCCATGTACCGGTGCCCGCGCCGGCATCTATAAGCAAATCGTCGGGTAAAAGTTTAACGAAACGATCAATCCAGTATCTAACAATGTCGCGTTTTCCACGATAGAACCAGTGCTTTTCGTCAATCTGCCGGAGTCTCTTATATTCCTCGGGATTCATTTTTAGTCACCTGTCATTGGTCGGTTGTCCGTTCGATTTGGTTCTAGCCGCGATTTCTGAAACGCATTGCTCATCAGTGTGTATGCACCAGCCATCAGATTCTTTACCTCCCCAATATGGCGCAATGCGGCTATTCTCTTCAGGATCACCCGCGGACGGAAGTAGTACCGATTGTAAGCACTACGATGAAAATCCAGGAGTTGTCCGGCGGTAATACCTTCAGGGACATATATCGGGAAGTCCGGGAAATTGAACTCTGGCGTTATCCGATGGAGAAAGTACTCCGGATCGAATGTGCCACTCTCACAAGCCCGGCGATACTCTCGTGTACCAGGCAAAGGAACGAAAAGAGTGAACGATGCAACCTCTACATCCAGCTCCATTGCAAACTGCAAGGTCTCCTCCATTTCCGCCAAGGTCTCACCGGGAAACCCCATCATGAAGTAACCGCGAATGGGAATGCCAACCTTCTTAGTCATGGCCACGACTTCGCGAATTTTCTCCTTGGCCACTCGCTTATTGATATAGTCGAGAATACGTTGACTCCCACTTTCAATACCATAGCAAATGTATGTGCATCCAGAAGCCTTAAGAGCCGAGAGCACCTGCCAGTCAACACCGTCAATCCGCGCCTCCACTGACCAAGTGCATCCAAACCCGCGTGTTCGTAGTCCGTCACAGACCGCAAGGGCCACATCAGGGTTACTAATAAAATTATCATCCAATACCGCCACGTCACGCGCACCATAACGGTCGCGAAGTAGAAAAAATTCCTCTAGTATCCTTTCAGCAGAAAAATACCGGACATGTGTGCCGAAGGTTAGTTTGCTACAGAAACTGCAGATACCCGGGCAACCCCGCGAAGTAAGAAGGGAATGCGATGGCTGAGCAGTCGCCCGTGCGATACTACTTCGGTAAAGGTGCATGGGCAAGAGCGTACGATCCGGCAGCGGTATTTGATCAAGCGGCTCGATCTTCTGTCTCGCCCCCGTAAACACGTAAGCATCATCCTCCAGATAGCCAATTCCATGAATCGCGCGGAGCGCCTTTCGGTTCCTGCTCCCGCCCAACCACTCGACCAATTCGAGCATGGTCTGTTCACCTTCCCCTACAACCGCGAAGTCAGCGCCCGAACGAACCATTGCTTCCGGCAAAGCGGTGACGTGCGGCCCGCCGACCACTACCGGCGGCGTCCCGGAAACAGCCTTAATTGCCTGAACAAGTTCCAGCGCCCGGAGTGCGAAAGCACTGACAACTGTGATCCCGATAATCCCATAAGATTTCGATTCGTTAACGATTTCTGAAATAGGCTGTGGTTCGGCAGTCCCATCAAGGATACTACAGGCATAACCGCGATCCTTCAGGTACGCAGCGATATAAGCGAGACCGAGCGGGGGAATGAGGCTTGCAGACCTTTTTGATCCACGGCTATATAGTTCTGCATTGCTTAAAGGCGGTTGTATTAGAAGGACTTTATTCATGGATTCACCCTATTCT
Above is a window of bacterium DNA encoding:
- a CDS encoding four helix bundle protein; the protein is MRMPATRFEDLVVWQKAHLFVLATYRLSRTFPRAETYGLTSQFRRAAVSIAANIAEGFKKRGKADKIRFYNIAQGSLEESRYYLILAKDLEYGDITELRQLSEEISKLLESYSQAILNSDS
- a CDS encoding glycosyltransferase family A protein yields the protein MDTPFVSFIIPTLNAERLLPRCLQSIRAQGYDRSRYEILIADGGSGDATVRIAAGFGARVLDAHGMLAEAAKKVALGQAQGDYLAMVDADNEIPDPQWLQKAVDALSRYPDALGFESYYLKPPTATAISRHLTANLQISDPLARTLAGQLTLITASNDGVQLFELPGDGSYPTGANGFLFHRKLLAMVPSDQPFHEAAFFPWLIQAGVTKLVKRRDCGIYHHFVTGWMNYFQKRRRQVINYKLRRQEVPFTWDSRRPKWKMPATLLYHGTVVGPLCEGIWHAIRERDPDWLLYPAVSWWTCLSTALGFWDYWRAKDKHARARLSMRLSTGTEAKPK
- a CDS encoding nucleotidyltransferase domain-containing protein, yielding MKQVVDQIVRFVAPVKIILFGSAAKGQTGSDSDLDFLIVVQNNSHTSSVVDQLYMGVRKKPMPCDFLVVTDSMLQKHRLNRGLIYQEILKRGEEVYAA
- a CDS encoding class I SAM-dependent methyltransferase produces the protein MNPEEYKRLRQIDEKHWFYRGKRDIVRYWIDRFVKLLPDDLLIDAGAGTGTWAVEMAACCRVIAIDDHDESLVLAGPRVEAAGGQVMKSDLHAVDLPSGAATVVTLMDVLEHVDDDEGALREMIRLVRPGGIIVITVPALPWMWSDWDEAVHHRRRYYRSRLLRLVEQPGVRILRCAYFNTAMLLPIALVRWYRRLRPAKDGANRGEDVIPQETLNRVLHNLLVYPACCRFFPAPIGVSLLAVLMRTSDGVRRAPLS
- a CDS encoding radical SAM protein; the protein is MNKVLLIQPPLSNAELYSRGSKRSASLIPPLGLAYIAAYLKDRGYACSILDGTAEPQPISEIVNESKSYGIIGITVVSAFALRALELVQAIKAVSGTPPVVVGGPHVTALPEAMVRSGADFAVVGEGEQTMLELVEWLGGSRNRKALRAIHGIGYLEDDAYVFTGARQKIEPLDQIPLPDRTLLPMHLYRSSIARATAQPSHSLLTSRGCPGICSFCSKLTFGTHVRYFSAERILEEFFLLRDRYGARDVAVLDDNFISNPDVALAVCDGLRTRGFGCTWSVEARIDGVDWQVLSALKASGCTYICYGIESGSQRILDYINKRVAKEKIREVVAMTKKVGIPIRGYFMMGFPGETLAEMEETLQFAMELDVEVASFTLFVPLPGTREYRRACESGTFDPEYFLHRITPEFNFPDFPIYVPEGITAGQLLDFHRSAYNRYYFRPRVILKRIAALRHIGEVKNLMAGAYTLMSNAFQKSRLEPNRTDNRPMTGD